The following coding sequences lie in one Arachis ipaensis cultivar K30076 chromosome B05, Araip1.1, whole genome shotgun sequence genomic window:
- the LOC107643759 gene encoding choline/ethanolaminephosphotransferase 1 — translation MVYIGAHGVQALHRYKYSGVDHSYLAKYVLQPFWSRFVNFFPLWMPPNMITLTGFMFLLLSALLGYIYSLQLDTAPPRWVNFAHGLLLFLYQTFDAVDGKQARRTNSSSPLGELFDHGCDALACTFEALAFGSTAMCGRSTFWFWLISAITFYGATWEHFFTNTLILPVVNGPTEGLMLIYVAHFFTAFVGSEWWAQQFGKSFPFLNWLPFVEGITTYKVVLFLMIAFGVIPTVTFNVCNVHKVVKARNGSMPLALAMLYPFVVLVGGVLIWDYLSPSDIIRSYPHLVIIGTGLTFGYLVGRMILSHLCDEPKGLKTGMCMSLLYLPFAIANALASRLNDGAPLVDERFVLLGYCAFSGTLYLHFATSVIHEITDALGIYCFRITRKEA, via the exons ATGGTTTATATTGGGGCTCATGGTGTTCAAGCTCTGCACCGATACAAATATAGTGGCGTAGATCATTCGTACCTTGCCAAATATGTACTGCAGCCCTTTTGGAGCCGCTTTGTTAATTTTTTCCCGCTGTGGATGCC TCCAAACATG ATCACTCTTACAGGATTTATGTTCTTGCTACTGTCTGCATTGCTTGGCTAT ATATACTCACTTCAATTGGATACAGCTCCACCGAGATGGGTTAATTTTGCGCATGGCCTGCTTCTTTTTCTATACCAG ACATTTGATGCTGTTGATGGGAAGCAAGCTAGACGAACAAATTCTTCAAGCCCATTAGGGGAGCTGTTTGATCATG GGTGCGATGCACTTGCTTGCACA TTTGAAGCATTGGCTTTTGGGAGCACAGCCATGTGTGGAAGAAGTACTTTCTGGTTCTGGTTGATATCTGCAATTACATTTTATGGTGCAACCTGGGAGCA CTTTTTCACCAATACACTTATACTGCCAGTTGTAAATGGACCTACAGAGGGTCTTATGCTGATATATGTTGCTCACTTCTTTACTGCTTTTGTTG GTTCTGAGTGGTGGGCTCAGCAGTTTGGAAAGTCTTTCCCATTTTTGAACTGGTTGCCTTTTGTTGAGG GGATCACAACGTATAAAGTGGTATTGTTTTTGATGATAGCTTTTGGTGTTATACCAACAGTCACATTCAA TGTTTGTAATGTTCATAAGGTTGTGAAGGCAAGAAACGGAAGCATGCCACTTGCATTGGCGATG CTTTATCCATTTGTGGTGCTTGTGGGAGGAGTTCTTATCTG GGATTATTTGTCTCCATCGGACATCATAAGGAGCTATCCACATTTAGTGATTATAGGAACAGGACTAACTTTTGGATATCTTGTG GGAAGGATGATTTTGTCCCACTTATGTGATGAACCCAAAGGCTTGAAAACTGGAATGTGCATG TCGCTCCTGTATCTCCCATTCGCCATTGCTAATGCACTTGCATCACGGCTAAATGATGG GGCTCCTCTAGTGGATGAGAGATTTGTTCTTCTTGGTTACTGTGCATTTTCAG GAACACTTTACTTGCATTTTGCTACATCTGTCATCCATGAGATTACGGATGCCCTGGGAATATATTGTTTCAG GATAACTAGGAAGGAAGCTTAA